A stretch of the Balneolales bacterium ANBcel1 genome encodes the following:
- the recN gene encoding DNA repair protein RecN: MKKTPIFALFHEPGTTNSPDRPVAVIQSLYIKNYALIDELDVRFHEGLNILTGQTGAGKSIIIGALNAVLGERADTETVREGTRKAVVEAIISTSSPHDSRLGELMRDRDIEWDGSEVILRREIRPSGSRAFINDTPVSISALREIGDRLVDLHGQHDHQLLLKQDHHREVVDELIGVRAAREAYSSAYGNVRKIRNELQELKRRERELEEKLELHRFQLQELEETELDEEAFQEMEAEMKRLDYAEELDQKAAMIVEAGSGGEYNLLDLLAMIEEALSDMKEREPEFESYWQELKTAHISIQELLSFTEQYKSRIEFNPGRLEEIRMRQAEVRRLEKKYGRALPELVSYRDELAESVNLAENFDLELEKKEKELKAASELLRERAEALHAARIHAGLELGNRISEALKELGIPNNRFETRVEWRYDDSGWIDIEGRKVGCHSDGPDDVVFYISTNKGESPRPLARIASGGEISRVMLAMKSVIARDHHLPVMIFDEIDTGIGGAVAEQVGKTMLDLSAHCQIIAITHQAQIAGQADHHYRVEKQEEGDRTITHIRPLDEEAHIAEVAALMSGSEVSEHAVASAREMVQKARNRRES, translated from the coding sequence ATGAAAAAAACTCCTATCTTTGCATTATTCCATGAACCCGGAACAACGAATTCACCCGATAGACCTGTCGCAGTGATCCAAAGCCTCTATATAAAAAATTATGCACTGATTGATGAGCTGGATGTCAGGTTTCATGAAGGGCTGAATATTCTGACGGGGCAGACGGGCGCCGGCAAGTCCATTATCATCGGTGCCCTGAATGCGGTTCTGGGTGAGCGCGCAGATACAGAAACCGTCAGAGAGGGAACACGAAAGGCGGTAGTTGAAGCTATTATCAGCACAAGCTCACCGCACGATTCCCGGCTGGGAGAGCTTATGCGCGACCGCGACATCGAATGGGATGGCTCCGAGGTAATTTTGCGCCGCGAAATTCGTCCGTCCGGCAGCCGTGCGTTCATCAACGATACTCCGGTCTCCATATCCGCCCTTCGTGAGATAGGTGACCGCCTTGTGGATCTCCATGGGCAGCATGACCATCAGCTTCTGCTTAAACAGGATCACCATCGGGAAGTTGTTGATGAACTGATTGGTGTTCGCGCCGCCAGGGAGGCCTACTCCAGCGCTTATGGCAATGTCCGAAAAATCAGAAATGAGCTGCAGGAGCTGAAGCGCAGGGAACGGGAACTTGAAGAGAAGCTGGAGCTCCACAGGTTTCAGCTACAGGAACTGGAGGAAACGGAACTGGATGAAGAAGCCTTCCAGGAAATGGAAGCCGAAATGAAGCGCCTGGATTATGCGGAAGAGCTGGATCAAAAAGCCGCGATGATTGTGGAAGCCGGCTCCGGCGGCGAGTACAACCTTCTGGATCTGCTGGCCATGATCGAAGAGGCGCTCTCGGATATGAAGGAAAGGGAGCCGGAGTTCGAGTCGTACTGGCAAGAGCTTAAAACCGCTCATATTAGCATTCAGGAGCTGCTTTCTTTTACAGAGCAGTATAAGTCGCGCATAGAGTTCAACCCCGGCCGCCTTGAGGAGATTCGCATGCGGCAGGCGGAGGTGAGGAGGCTGGAAAAGAAGTACGGCCGCGCGTTGCCGGAGCTGGTTTCGTATCGTGATGAGTTGGCCGAATCGGTCAATCTGGCCGAGAACTTTGATCTGGAGCTGGAAAAGAAGGAGAAGGAGCTGAAAGCGGCTTCGGAGTTGCTTCGGGAGCGGGCCGAAGCGTTGCATGCCGCCCGAATCCACGCCGGATTGGAACTTGGGAACAGGATATCAGAAGCCCTGAAAGAGCTGGGTATTCCCAACAACCGTTTTGAGACCCGGGTGGAGTGGCGATATGATGATTCCGGCTGGATTGATATAGAGGGTCGCAAGGTGGGGTGCCATTCGGACGGCCCGGACGATGTCGTTTTTTATATCAGCACTAACAAGGGTGAGTCACCGCGCCCCTTGGCCAGAATTGCATCCGGCGGAGAGATTTCGAGAGTCATGCTTGCCATGAAATCGGTTATTGCCAGGGACCATCATCTGCCCGTCATGATTTTCGATGAAATTGATACGGGTATAGGCGGCGCCGTTGCCGAGCAAGTGGGCAAAACCATGCTGGATCTCTCTGCTCATTGCCAGATCATCGCGATAACGCATCAGGCGCAGATTGCGGGCCAGGCAGACCACCATTACAGGGTCGAAAAACAGGAGGAGGGTGACCGGACCATCACCCACATACGTCCCCTGGATGAGGAGGCGCATATCGCGGAAGTAGCCGCCCTGATGAGCGGGTCGGAAGTGAGTGAACATGCCGTGGCGAGTGCCCGTGAAATGGTTCAGAAAGCCAGGAACAGGCGGGAATCGTAA
- a CDS encoding RluA family pseudouridine synthase, giving the protein MNNEIISDADFFSEEERGDYIRYDLVVPEGHREQMRLDKYITGFIQNATRNKVQEGIRKGWVRVNGHLEKASYRVQPLDEIAIVIPKPPPPEAVGEDIPIDVVYEDDTLLVVDKPPGMVVHPSYGNWTGTLVNALLFRTQKLSTANKDDAVRPGIVHRLDKGTSGLLVVAKSDYAHHHLSKQFADKTVDRVYRAVLWGSPQKDTGSIDKPLGRDPSDRKKMAVVADGQGKEAVTHFEVLKRFDHLVLVDVILETGRTHQIRVHCSWLGHPVLGDPVYGGNSVRYGPNTGTRKSMFHNIFSDLGRQCLHARILGFEHPDTGEWLHFESPLPDDMERTIEKLTRYCT; this is encoded by the coding sequence ATGAACAACGAAATCATATCCGACGCCGATTTTTTTTCCGAAGAAGAGCGCGGGGATTACATCCGGTATGATCTTGTTGTGCCGGAAGGCCACCGGGAACAGATGCGCCTGGACAAGTACATCACCGGTTTCATTCAAAACGCCACGCGCAACAAGGTTCAGGAAGGAATTCGTAAGGGGTGGGTCAGGGTTAACGGCCATCTGGAGAAAGCGTCCTACCGGGTCCAGCCTCTGGATGAAATTGCGATTGTAATTCCAAAGCCGCCTCCCCCGGAGGCCGTCGGCGAGGATATCCCCATTGACGTGGTGTACGAAGACGACACCCTGCTGGTGGTCGACAAGCCACCGGGGATGGTCGTGCACCCATCATATGGAAATTGGACCGGCACCCTTGTGAATGCACTGCTGTTTCGAACTCAAAAGCTCTCTACGGCCAATAAGGATGATGCCGTACGGCCGGGTATTGTTCACCGGCTTGACAAGGGCACCAGTGGCCTCCTTGTTGTTGCCAAAAGTGATTACGCGCACCATCATCTCTCCAAACAGTTTGCGGACAAAACTGTGGATCGCGTTTACCGGGCGGTATTGTGGGGATCTCCGCAAAAAGATACCGGCAGCATTGACAAACCGCTGGGACGCGATCCTTCAGACCGGAAAAAGATGGCCGTTGTAGCGGACGGCCAGGGCAAGGAGGCGGTCACACATTTCGAGGTTCTGAAAAGGTTCGACCACCTTGTTCTTGTGGATGTGATCCTTGAAACAGGGCGCACCCATCAGATCAGGGTACATTGCTCCTGGCTGGGCCACCCTGTTCTCGGCGATCCGGTTTACGGCGGCAATAGTGTCAGATACGGACCCAATACCGGAACGCGAAAGTCCATGTTTCACAATATATTTTCTGATCTTGGAAGGCAGTGCCTTCATGCCCGGATTCTGGGGTTCGAGCACCCCGATACCGGCGAATGGCTCCATTTCGAATCCCCATTGCCCGATGATATGGAGCGAACCATCGAAAAACTCACGCGTTATTGCACCTGA
- a CDS encoding pseudouridine synthase gives MTSQSEYIAGPGKSSKTPPAPENHSVLSEPGSLFPFPGQPSAADTFYPTHRDSFCRIRIAPPCNRTITCRVRPQDTGQEIIRFLTGRFPFRSEQVWSERLRSGWITQGDRRLKPGDTLADEPALSIFQPGFTEPAVPDEIQILDKHPEFLLVYKPAPLPMHPGGRYYRNTLLSILQEEAGENPGFASQSNGFATGQNPARESGLHILHRLDAVTTGLVLFGRNPDFSGRVRQAFETGRVSKHYFAIVSGVPDEQAVTIDRPIRRKNGYLFECAPGGKPALTEFRVLRTNGSSALVACRPATGRTHQIRLHLREWGHPIIDDPVYGNRTVQPGTRRPAGKTNGFPMQNSAISLVHHAMEIPSLNLSFHLSGYREALQP, from the coding sequence ATGACAAGTCAATCGGAATATATTGCCGGACCCGGAAAAAGCTCCAAAACCCCTCCAGCACCCGAAAACCATTCTGTTCTATCCGAACCGGGCTCTCTGTTCCCTTTTCCGGGTCAGCCTTCTGCCGCTGACACCTTCTATCCGACTCACCGTGATTCATTCTGCCGTATCCGTATTGCCCCTCCCTGTAATCGGACCATTACCTGCCGTGTTCGACCACAGGATACCGGCCAGGAGATCATCCGCTTTCTGACAGGCCGGTTCCCGTTCCGGAGTGAACAGGTGTGGAGTGAACGGCTTCGTTCCGGCTGGATCACCCAGGGTGACCGGCGGCTCAAGCCTGGTGACACTCTGGCGGATGAACCCGCTTTATCGATTTTTCAGCCGGGATTCACGGAACCGGCTGTACCCGATGAAATCCAAATCCTGGATAAACACCCCGAATTTCTGCTGGTCTACAAGCCGGCACCGCTCCCCATGCACCCCGGCGGGCGCTATTACAGAAACACACTCCTCTCGATTCTGCAGGAGGAAGCGGGTGAAAACCCGGGCTTTGCTTCTCAAAGTAATGGTTTTGCAACCGGGCAAAATCCTGCCCGGGAATCAGGGTTGCATATTCTGCACCGGCTGGATGCGGTCACCACCGGACTGGTACTGTTTGGACGGAATCCCGACTTTTCCGGCAGGGTTCGTCAGGCTTTCGAGACGGGCCGTGTGTCAAAACACTATTTTGCCATTGTGTCGGGGGTTCCGGATGAGCAAGCCGTAACTATCGACCGGCCCATCCGCCGAAAAAACGGCTATCTGTTTGAATGTGCTCCCGGCGGGAAACCGGCTCTGACAGAGTTCCGCGTATTGCGCACGAATGGCAGCTCCGCCCTGGTTGCTTGCCGCCCTGCAACCGGACGTACGCACCAGATTCGGCTTCATCTACGGGAGTGGGGACATCCGATAATTGACGACCCGGTTTATGGAAACAGAACCGTACAACCGGGCACACGGCGCCCCGCGGGTAAAACAAACGGCTTTCCCATGCAAAACTCAGCCATATCACTGGTTCATCATGCAATGGAGATTCCATCCCTGAACCTTTCATTCCACCTCTCCGGTTACCGGGAAGCTCTTCAGCCTTAA
- the lon gene encoding endopeptidase La: protein MEKKPLHHDLPDSLDAPDRVPVVPLRDTVIFPNTMFPILVGRSSTIAAVNSAVEGDKYVLLCAQLDPDEEHPAPEALHKKGTLAQIIQVLHLPNDLLKVLISGIHTAEAVSFNQTEPFFTASVHLPEEPKIRMNPRLKALIRKTKEGFERLVLLNQELPEEVLLGFEQNYNPRNLLFFMASYLDLDIHEKQQLLEEKDLNKQYKAILTHLTGELELLAVSNEINEKVQDEIQETQRKFFIQEQIKVLQDELDEDGYADPELAKIKQMMDERPLPESARAKADEELERLKKTPVMSPEYSVSRNYLDWILALPWGAFSEDRLDITAVEQALDKDHFGLEKPKERILEYIAVLNLVQKIKGQILCFVGAPGTGKTSLAKSIAEAMNRKMVRISLGGVSDESEIRGHRRTYIGSMPGRIIQAIKKAGTMNPVIILDEIDKLGHDLRGDPSSAVLEVLDPEQNDTFHDHYLDLEFDLSQVMFITTANVASNIQPALLDRMEVIPLHGYLEHDKVEIAKQHLIPRLLTSHGLKRSRVTFRDDAIRLVIQRYTSESGVRELEQKLAALCRKVAKRAINRKKDGKQTGSITINTGRVREFLGVEKYKDRSLDKKDRVGSVNGLAWTSTGGSILQLDVARMPGKNKLLLTGQLGDVMKESAQAALTYIRSHASFLQLPDDYFEKNEIHIHIPEGAIPKDGPSAGMGMALAMISLVTDSSVRHDVAVTGEITLRGDVYAIGGLNEKLLAAQRKGIVTVIIPAENMPDLADIPDKVKEGLTITGVNHISETFEHVFRSPDFLKLISSV, encoded by the coding sequence ATGGAAAAGAAACCGTTACATCACGATCTTCCGGACTCCCTGGATGCGCCCGACCGTGTTCCTGTTGTACCCCTCCGCGATACGGTCATCTTCCCCAATACCATGTTTCCGATACTGGTCGGCCGCTCATCCACCATCGCCGCCGTCAACAGCGCCGTCGAGGGTGACAAGTACGTGCTGCTCTGTGCGCAGCTCGACCCCGATGAAGAACATCCGGCGCCCGAAGCACTGCACAAAAAGGGTACCCTTGCGCAAATCATCCAGGTGCTTCATCTGCCCAATGACCTGCTCAAGGTTCTGATCAGCGGTATCCACACGGCCGAGGCCGTGTCTTTTAATCAGACCGAGCCCTTTTTCACAGCTTCCGTTCATTTGCCGGAGGAACCGAAGATACGGATGAATCCGCGCCTCAAGGCCCTCATCCGGAAAACCAAAGAGGGATTTGAACGCCTGGTGCTTTTGAACCAGGAGCTGCCGGAAGAAGTTCTGCTTGGTTTTGAGCAGAATTACAATCCCCGCAATCTGCTCTTTTTCATGGCATCCTATCTGGACCTTGATATCCATGAGAAACAGCAGCTGCTCGAGGAAAAAGACCTGAACAAGCAGTACAAGGCCATTCTGACGCATCTGACCGGGGAGCTGGAGCTGCTCGCCGTCTCGAATGAAATCAACGAGAAGGTACAGGACGAGATTCAGGAGACCCAGCGAAAGTTCTTTATTCAGGAGCAGATCAAGGTGCTTCAGGATGAGCTGGACGAGGATGGATATGCCGATCCGGAACTTGCAAAAATCAAGCAAATGATGGATGAGCGGCCTCTTCCGGAATCGGCTCGCGCAAAAGCCGATGAAGAGCTGGAACGGCTTAAAAAGACGCCTGTCATGTCGCCGGAGTACAGTGTGTCCAGAAATTATCTGGACTGGATTCTGGCGCTGCCGTGGGGAGCTTTTTCTGAAGACCGGCTCGATATTACTGCTGTGGAACAGGCGCTGGACAAAGACCACTTTGGACTTGAAAAGCCCAAAGAGCGGATTCTCGAATATATTGCCGTTCTGAATCTGGTGCAGAAAATCAAGGGGCAGATTCTCTGCTTTGTCGGAGCTCCCGGAACGGGAAAAACCAGCCTGGCCAAGTCGATTGCCGAAGCCATGAACCGAAAAATGGTTCGGATCTCGCTGGGAGGAGTGAGCGACGAATCGGAAATCCGCGGCCACCGCCGCACCTACATCGGCTCCATGCCCGGAAGAATAATCCAGGCGATAAAAAAAGCGGGTACCATGAACCCCGTGATTATCCTGGATGAAATTGACAAACTTGGTCACGATCTTCGGGGTGACCCCTCATCCGCCGTTCTGGAAGTTCTCGATCCCGAGCAGAACGATACGTTTCACGACCATTACCTGGATCTGGAGTTCGACCTCTCTCAAGTGATGTTCATTACGACCGCCAATGTAGCCAGCAACATTCAGCCGGCCCTGCTGGACCGTATGGAGGTAATACCCCTGCACGGATATCTGGAGCATGATAAAGTCGAAATCGCCAAACAGCATCTGATTCCCCGCCTGCTCACATCGCACGGCCTCAAGCGATCCCGGGTAACGTTTCGGGATGATGCCATCCGGCTCGTGATTCAACGCTATACATCAGAGTCCGGGGTTCGGGAGCTGGAGCAAAAACTGGCCGCTTTATGTCGAAAAGTTGCAAAACGGGCGATTAACCGGAAAAAAGACGGGAAACAAACGGGTAGTATTACCATCAACACCGGTCGGGTGCGTGAGTTTCTGGGTGTGGAGAAGTATAAAGATCGTTCACTGGACAAGAAGGATCGGGTAGGCAGTGTTAACGGGCTGGCCTGGACCAGCACCGGTGGAAGCATCCTTCAACTTGATGTAGCCCGAATGCCAGGGAAAAACAAGCTGCTGCTCACCGGTCAGCTGGGTGATGTCATGAAAGAATCCGCGCAGGCGGCGCTTACCTATATCCGCTCGCACGCCTCCTTCCTCCAGTTACCCGACGACTATTTTGAAAAGAACGAGATCCATATACACATACCGGAAGGAGCAATTCCGAAGGACGGTCCCAGTGCCGGCATGGGGATGGCTCTTGCAATGATATCGCTTGTGACAGATTCTTCTGTCCGGCATGATGTTGCGGTAACCGGTGAAATTACCCTCAGGGGGGATGTTTACGCCATCGGAGGGCTCAATGAAAAACTGCTGGCCGCACAGCGCAAGGGAATTGTCACGGTGATTATCCCGGCAGAAAATATGCCGGACCTTGCCGATATTCCCGACAAGGTGAAAGAGGGGCTTACGATCACAGGTGTGAACCATATTTCCGAGACATTTGAACACGTTTTCCGGTCTCCGGATTTTCTCAAATTGATTTCATCTGTTTAA
- a CDS encoding rhodanese-related sulfurtransferase, which translates to MSTPYSVILFYQFARIESPENMVAEQKQLCSGLGLKGRIYISDEGINGTLSGKTLDITGYKDALRSKEGFSGTEFKEDFSDEVPFAKLIVKHRPELVSLKSGENLDPLEEGGRHLSPDEWRRVMESGEDYIMIDVRNNYESRIGYFEGAQRPDVENFYDFPNWLDGAGIPKNKKVLMYCTGGIRCEKFSVLMKKKGYRDVNQLHGGILNYANKQAGRHFRGKCFVFDDRLVVPVNPEEQEPVSFCEITGDPCDMYINCANMECNRLFICSPKGAERMEGCCSESCRQNPRRRPFNPDKAYAPFRKWYHYFDVSFKQGKHQRTGLSR; encoded by the coding sequence ATGAGCACCCCGTATTCCGTCATCCTCTTTTATCAGTTTGCCAGAATCGAATCGCCAGAGAACATGGTTGCGGAACAAAAACAGTTGTGTTCCGGGCTGGGTCTCAAGGGGCGCATTTATATCTCTGATGAAGGCATCAACGGAACCCTGTCCGGCAAAACTTTGGATATTACTGGCTATAAAGACGCTTTACGAAGCAAAGAGGGGTTTTCTGGTACCGAGTTTAAAGAAGATTTTTCGGATGAGGTGCCTTTTGCAAAACTGATTGTCAAGCATCGACCCGAGCTGGTATCCCTGAAATCGGGAGAAAACCTGGATCCGCTCGAGGAAGGGGGGCGTCATCTCTCGCCGGACGAGTGGCGGAGGGTCATGGAATCGGGTGAAGACTATATCATGATTGATGTCCGAAACAATTATGAATCCCGCATCGGTTATTTCGAAGGAGCACAAAGGCCCGATGTGGAAAATTTCTATGATTTTCCGAACTGGCTGGATGGGGCCGGCATCCCGAAGAACAAAAAAGTGCTCATGTACTGCACCGGCGGAATCCGTTGTGAAAAGTTCTCGGTACTGATGAAGAAAAAAGGGTATCGGGATGTCAACCAGTTGCACGGCGGCATTCTGAATTACGCAAACAAGCAGGCTGGGCGCCATTTTCGTGGCAAATGTTTTGTGTTTGATGATCGTCTGGTCGTTCCGGTAAATCCGGAGGAGCAAGAGCCCGTCAGTTTTTGCGAAATCACCGGTGACCCCTGCGACATGTACATCAATTGCGCCAACATGGAGTGCAACCGGTTGTTTATTTGCTCGCCAAAAGGAGCCGAGCGGATGGAGGGTTGTTGCAGCGAATCGTGCCGGCAAAACCCGCGCAGACGTCCTTTCAACCCGGATAAAGCCTATGCTCCTTTTCGAAAATGGTATCACTATTTTGATGTCTCCTTCAAACAGGGGAAACACCAGAGAACCGGTTTGAGCCGTTGA
- a CDS encoding alpha/beta hydrolase, with protein sequence MSGNKAIMEAAAHQKHTYEYGPGGQFVSYYKTGTGPPLLILHGWGSRASVMLPLANALSDIRTCYIPDLPGFGDSPPPTTPWNVDNYVDLASSFSSSIAGEPIDVLAHSFGGRIVLKWCCLQEAKELLNKVVVTGGAGMKPRRSLSYYRRRISATVLKAPFLLLPEKLRNRALERLRRSRLWKSLGSSDYSRLEGTMRETFVRTVSEHLESCLPEIHQEIFLLWGKGDDATPWYQAERMEKGLRNGTLVGIDQAGHYAFLDQPVRFTRIVRAYLDPA encoded by the coding sequence ATGTCAGGAAATAAAGCCATAATGGAAGCAGCAGCGCATCAAAAACACACGTATGAATATGGCCCTGGCGGTCAGTTTGTGTCATATTACAAAACCGGCACGGGTCCTCCGCTACTGATACTTCACGGCTGGGGAAGCCGGGCGTCGGTTATGCTGCCCCTGGCTAACGCCCTTTCGGATATCCGGACATGCTATATTCCCGATCTTCCCGGTTTTGGAGACTCACCCCCGCCGACAACTCCCTGGAATGTTGACAACTATGTTGATTTGGCATCATCGTTCTCATCGAGTATCGCTGGCGAACCGATCGATGTGCTTGCGCATTCGTTTGGAGGCCGGATTGTACTGAAATGGTGCTGCCTGCAGGAGGCGAAAGAGCTGTTGAACAAGGTGGTAGTTACCGGGGGAGCCGGAATGAAGCCGCGCCGTTCTCTTTCCTATTACCGCAGAAGGATTTCGGCAACGGTACTGAAAGCACCCTTTCTGCTGTTGCCGGAAAAGCTTAGAAACAGGGCACTGGAGCGTCTCCGCAGATCACGGCTCTGGAAATCCCTGGGATCTTCGGATTACAGCCGGCTTGAAGGGACCATGAGGGAAACATTTGTGCGGACCGTCTCGGAGCATCTTGAATCCTGTCTGCCGGAGATCCACCAGGAAATTTTTCTACTTTGGGGCAAGGGGGACGATGCCACCCCCTGGTATCAGGCGGAGCGCATGGAAAAAGGATTGAGAAACGGAACCCTTGTTGGTATCGACCAGGCCGGACATTACGCCTTTCTGGATCAGCCGGTGCGGTTTACGAGGATTGTAAGGGCTTATCTGGACCCAGCCTGA